From Roseibium alexandrii DFL-11, the proteins below share one genomic window:
- the lpxA gene encoding acyl-ACP--UDP-N-acetylglucosamine O-acyltransferase, translated as MVDIHPTAIIEDGAKIGAGVRIGPYCVIGSQVTLGDNVELKSHVALAGDTTIGAGTAIFPFASVGHQAQDLKFRGEAATLTIGEGCIIREGVTINPGTEGGGLSTTIGNNCAFLANSHVGHDSHLGDRVILSNNVMIAGHVTVGSNVIFGGGSAVIQFTRIGDNAFVGGMAGLENDLIPFGMVTGNRANLGGLNLIGLKRANFPREQIHALRAAYKALFESNEGTLRTRAEEIAETTQDQPLVKKVTDFILEEEDRRFCTPA; from the coding sequence ATGGTTGATATCCATCCAACAGCGATCATTGAAGACGGTGCAAAAATAGGTGCCGGCGTGCGCATTGGCCCTTATTGTGTCATTGGGTCTCAGGTGACACTTGGCGACAATGTCGAGCTGAAATCTCACGTTGCGCTTGCCGGTGACACGACCATTGGAGCTGGCACCGCCATTTTCCCGTTCGCGTCTGTTGGTCATCAGGCACAGGATCTGAAATTCCGTGGTGAGGCCGCCACCCTGACGATCGGCGAAGGCTGCATCATCCGCGAAGGCGTTACGATCAATCCGGGGACCGAAGGCGGCGGGCTGAGCACGACCATCGGCAACAATTGTGCGTTTCTTGCCAATTCCCATGTCGGGCATGACAGTCACCTCGGGGATCGGGTCATTTTGTCCAACAACGTAATGATCGCAGGGCACGTTACTGTCGGAAGCAATGTGATTTTCGGTGGCGGGTCTGCTGTTATTCAGTTCACACGGATTGGCGACAACGCCTTTGTCGGCGGCATGGCCGGCCTGGAGAACGACCTTATTCCGTTTGGCATGGTGACAGGTAACAGGGCGAACCTTGGTGGACTGAACCTGATCGGATTGAAACGCGCAAATTTCCCGCGCGAGCAAATTCATGCTCTGCGGGCGGCCTATAAGGCGCTGTTCGAGAGCAACGAAGGCACTTTGCGCACGCGCGCCGAGGAAATTGCTGAAACCACTCAAGATCAGCCGCTGGTAAAGAAAGTGACCGACTTCATTCTTGAAGAGGAAGACCGGCGCTTCTGCACACCTGCATAA
- a CDS encoding multicopper oxidase domain-containing protein, producing the protein MSLRLSRRQLLAGSASLFGASLISPAWSTTIPEKLPIPPQADGTNEEPIDLRIRAGEHTFQAGLKTPTLGINQDFLGPTIRTRRNTELNLRYLNTLDEGVSIHGHGLHVPGDVDGGPQLEMAPGEGWQPSLSIVQPAATCWYHSHTHGKTGGQVYRGLAGMIIIDDDESDAMDLPNRYGVDDLPIIIQDRTFDAQGRFVYSLFDADEDGWFGDTVVINGAIAPLVADVPAGKVRLRLLNGANARFYVIAFSDNRVFHKIATDGGLLRAPVPMSTMEMSPGERCEIIVDLGDANPVELLTFFEDEVDDEGEGIVGSLSTLVGRSDAAPPRASLTLRPEALLVANNAPLPEKLAALSHPEEHEIKNVREFVLEMDHGGNHAGHDGHGKMDMTINGAVMDMSVINERVGLGVWERWRIRSDQGAHPFHIHGCSFLIEQMEGEVVPADQQGWKDTAVLDDDDWSEIVVRFDHVATEQYPYMYHCHILEHEDRGMMGQFTVT; encoded by the coding sequence ATGTCACTTCGCCTATCTCGCCGACAGCTTCTTGCCGGTTCCGCGTCCTTGTTCGGGGCATCCCTGATCAGCCCTGCCTGGTCGACAACAATTCCAGAAAAACTTCCGATACCGCCCCAGGCTGACGGCACCAATGAAGAGCCGATTGATCTCAGAATTCGGGCTGGTGAACACACCTTCCAGGCAGGTTTGAAGACACCGACGCTTGGAATCAACCAGGATTTTCTCGGTCCTACGATCCGGACACGCCGGAACACCGAACTCAATCTGCGTTACTTGAATACTCTGGACGAGGGCGTCTCTATTCATGGCCACGGGCTCCATGTGCCAGGTGATGTCGATGGCGGACCCCAACTGGAGATGGCTCCGGGTGAAGGTTGGCAGCCTTCCTTATCGATTGTCCAACCGGCAGCCACCTGCTGGTATCACTCGCACACCCATGGCAAAACCGGCGGCCAAGTCTACCGCGGCCTGGCTGGCATGATCATTATCGATGATGACGAGAGCGACGCAATGGATCTGCCAAACCGCTACGGTGTGGATGATTTGCCAATCATCATTCAAGATCGAACATTCGATGCACAGGGCCGGTTCGTCTATTCCCTCTTTGATGCGGATGAAGACGGTTGGTTTGGAGATACTGTCGTTATCAATGGCGCCATCGCGCCGCTTGTGGCAGATGTCCCAGCGGGCAAGGTTCGCTTGCGGCTACTGAACGGCGCAAATGCTCGGTTCTACGTGATCGCTTTTTCGGACAATCGCGTCTTTCACAAGATTGCGACCGACGGCGGCCTGCTGCGCGCACCTGTCCCCATGTCAACAATGGAAATGTCACCCGGCGAACGATGTGAGATCATCGTGGATCTGGGTGACGCCAACCCTGTGGAGCTGTTGACCTTCTTTGAAGATGAGGTCGATGACGAGGGCGAGGGCATCGTTGGTAGCCTGAGCACATTGGTGGGAAGGTCGGATGCCGCGCCGCCAAGAGCATCTTTGACCTTGCGTCCGGAAGCTCTTTTGGTTGCCAACAACGCGCCGTTGCCTGAAAAACTCGCCGCTCTCAGCCATCCTGAGGAACATGAGATCAAGAACGTTCGGGAGTTTGTTCTCGAAATGGATCACGGTGGTAATCACGCGGGCCATGACGGTCATGGCAAGATGGACATGACCATAAACGGCGCCGTCATGGATATGTCGGTGATCAACGAACGTGTTGGACTTGGGGTTTGGGAGCGCTGGCGTATCCGGTCAGATCAGGGCGCTCACCCGTTCCACATTCACGGATGTTCTTTCCTGATCGAACAAATGGAAGGAGAGGTCGTTCCAGCAGACCAGCAAGGCTGGAAAGATACTGCGGTGCTGGATGACGATGACTGGTCGGAGATCGTGGTGCGGTTTGATCACGTCGCGACAGAACAGTATCCCTATATGTATCACTGCCACATCCTCGAACACGAGGATCGCGGTATGATGGGACAGTTCACTGTCACCTAG
- the lpxB gene encoding lipid-A-disaccharide synthase: protein MITPAASAMPTVCIVAGEESGDQLGSELIKALNEKLGPRVRYCGVGGERMTSLGLTSFFDMSDVSVMGLSAVLARLPLIVKRVYQTVDAAIAARPDVLVIIDSPDFTHNVAKRVRKRAPHIPVVGYVSPSVWAWRPGRAKKMSVYVDELLALLPFEPGVHKKLGGPRTHYVGHPLSENADLLRPSEGERAPLEADEKVLLVLPGSRGSEITRLLDVFGETVARVSADMPEVRVVLPAVAHLEKRIRQGVTNWQVQPEIVTGLDAKRAAFRSAHAALAASGTVSLELALAGVPMVVAYKVDWFFRRLNNLNKIFKFASVDSFVLPNIILGTKAIPEFLNDEVQPDVLASLLTSYLTDSPERAAQVAELGRLDDVMCLPDGYSQSAAAADVVIGCLSKNN, encoded by the coding sequence ATGATTACACCTGCGGCCAGCGCCATGCCCACCGTTTGCATTGTGGCCGGTGAGGAATCTGGCGACCAGCTCGGGTCAGAGCTGATCAAGGCGCTGAACGAAAAGCTTGGTCCCCGCGTCCGGTATTGCGGTGTCGGCGGCGAGCGCATGACCTCTCTTGGGCTCACCAGCTTTTTTGACATGTCCGATGTCTCGGTCATGGGACTGTCTGCGGTGCTCGCGCGCTTGCCCTTGATCGTCAAGCGTGTCTATCAGACCGTCGACGCTGCCATCGCTGCCAGGCCGGATGTTCTGGTCATCATCGACAGTCCGGACTTCACCCACAACGTTGCAAAACGTGTGCGCAAACGGGCGCCGCACATTCCTGTTGTCGGTTATGTATCGCCATCGGTCTGGGCCTGGCGGCCGGGACGGGCAAAAAAGATGAGCGTCTATGTCGACGAGTTGCTGGCGCTGCTGCCGTTCGAACCGGGCGTTCACAAAAAGCTCGGCGGTCCGCGTACCCATTATGTCGGTCACCCGTTAAGTGAAAACGCCGATCTCTTGCGCCCGTCTGAGGGGGAACGTGCGCCATTGGAGGCTGACGAGAAAGTCCTGTTGGTCTTGCCGGGCAGCCGGGGAAGCGAAATCACAAGACTTCTCGACGTTTTTGGCGAGACGGTCGCACGTGTGAGTGCGGATATGCCGGAGGTGAGGGTGGTCTTACCTGCGGTGGCTCATCTTGAAAAGCGGATCCGGCAGGGCGTTACCAACTGGCAGGTCCAGCCGGAAATCGTGACCGGCCTTGATGCAAAACGGGCGGCTTTCCGGAGCGCGCATGCCGCGTTAGCAGCATCCGGCACTGTATCACTGGAACTGGCGCTTGCCGGAGTGCCGATGGTCGTGGCGTACAAGGTGGATTGGTTCTTCCGCAGGTTAAATAACCTCAACAAGATCTTCAAATTCGCGAGCGTCGACTCCTTTGTTCTCCCCAACATCATCCTGGGCACGAAGGCGATTCCCGAGTTCCTGAATGATGAGGTTCAGCCGGATGTGCTTGCATCCCTTCTGACGAGCTATCTCACCGACAGTCCAGAACGGGCGGCACAGGTCGCCGAACTCGGCCGCCTTGATGACGTGATGTGTTTGCCGGATGGCTACAGCCAAAGTGCGGCCGCAGCAGACGTCGTTATCGGGTGTTTGAGCAAAAACAACTAA
- a CDS encoding helix-turn-helix transcriptional regulator has translation MIDASVQFRYRQTLFVVFVLIVFGTSVVEIVTEFMNGETLTTMVDDMSGVAVSALVLMGFAYERRAQHKASKDLRGKLESARGQLAKLDARSPQLAGQYRAVMQKQFDAWSLTASEQDVVIGMLKGLSFREIAELRQTREKTVRQQATSVYRKAGVNSRNELTAWFFEDMLDAPPIHEP, from the coding sequence ATGATAGATGCCTCGGTGCAATTCCGTTACCGGCAAACCCTGTTTGTGGTGTTTGTGCTTATCGTTTTTGGCACCAGCGTCGTCGAGATTGTCACGGAGTTCATGAATGGAGAGACGTTGACCACCATGGTCGACGACATGTCAGGTGTGGCGGTCAGCGCGCTTGTGCTAATGGGCTTTGCCTACGAGCGGCGTGCCCAACACAAAGCGTCGAAAGACCTCCGAGGCAAACTGGAAAGCGCCCGCGGGCAACTCGCAAAGCTCGATGCCCGCTCTCCTCAGCTTGCCGGACAGTATCGCGCGGTCATGCAGAAGCAGTTCGATGCCTGGAGTTTGACGGCAAGCGAGCAGGACGTTGTAATCGGTATGTTGAAAGGTCTGTCTTTCAGAGAAATCGCAGAACTGCGGCAAACCCGGGAAAAAACCGTCCGCCAACAAGCAACATCAGTTTATCGAAAGGCTGGCGTGAATAGCCGAAACGAGCTAACGGCCTGGTTTTTCGAAGACATGTTGGATGCCCCACCAATTCACGAGCCGTAA
- a CDS encoding PhoX family protein — MADIDTRDLSFDEFDEVISPRPEENDFDRIVESAISRRGFLGGVLAFGSFTALGTSLVPTGAKASDGRFAFTQIPTSTADDVIVPEGYKSEMLVRWGDPLWSDVPEFDDSTRGTADSQARAFGDNTDGMDVFSHDGKTLLVVNNEYTNRDIIALSAEDKRIMAEDDIAKGMMAHGISVVEIANDGGTWKIVKDSPYNRRITPQSEMELTGPAAGHDLMKTEADPTGTKSLGTWNNCGNGVTPWGTYLTCEENFNGYFSAPENPDREVSPELARYGVSATDWGYNWAVIEDRYDVSKHPNEPNRAGYVVEIDPTDPTSTPKKRTALGRFKHENAEAVVNNDGRIVVYMGDDERGEFVYRYVSNGVYAPGAPTDELLNDGILYVAKFSDNGTGAWVALTPETTGMDQAEIHIHTRQAGSKVGATTMDRPEWISANPKAPEIYCCLTNNKKRGVKPNAGGDDTSVNGPNPREKNNYGQIVRWRPDGGDHTAPGFTWDLYVLAGNPTVHSDAYAGSANINEENMFNSPDGLAFDSNGLVWIQTDGNYKNEGDFAGQGNNQMLAGDPVTGEIRRFMVGPNECEITGLTWSPDRRTMFVGIQHPGERGNSHWPAGGASVPRSAIIAVTREDGGLVG, encoded by the coding sequence ATGGCCGATATCGATACCAGAGACTTGTCGTTCGATGAATTCGACGAGGTCATAAGCCCGCGCCCGGAAGAAAACGACTTTGACCGGATCGTTGAATCTGCGATCAGCCGCCGTGGCTTTCTGGGCGGCGTTCTCGCGTTTGGCAGCTTTACCGCGCTTGGCACGAGCTTGGTACCGACCGGTGCAAAAGCCTCGGATGGCCGCTTTGCCTTTACCCAGATCCCGACTTCGACAGCGGACGACGTGATTGTCCCGGAAGGCTACAAATCGGAAATGCTGGTTCGGTGGGGCGATCCCTTGTGGTCCGATGTTCCCGAGTTTGATGATTCGACCCGCGGCACGGCGGACAGCCAGGCCCGCGCGTTCGGCGACAACACGGACGGCATGGACGTGTTCTCCCATGACGGCAAAACGCTTCTCGTCGTCAACAACGAGTACACCAACCGCGACATCATCGCTCTAAGCGCTGAAGACAAGCGCATCATGGCGGAAGACGACATTGCCAAGGGCATGATGGCCCACGGCATCTCCGTTGTTGAAATCGCCAATGACGGTGGTACCTGGAAAATCGTCAAGGACAGCCCGTACAACCGCCGCATCACGCCGCAAAGCGAGATGGAGCTGACCGGACCAGCCGCAGGCCATGACTTGATGAAGACCGAAGCCGATCCGACCGGCACCAAGTCTCTCGGCACCTGGAACAACTGCGGCAACGGCGTCACCCCATGGGGCACGTACCTGACCTGCGAAGAAAACTTCAACGGTTATTTTTCCGCTCCGGAAAATCCGGACCGCGAAGTATCTCCGGAACTTGCTCGGTATGGCGTGTCAGCAACGGACTGGGGTTACAACTGGGCCGTAATCGAAGATCGTTACGATGTCTCCAAGCATCCGAATGAGCCGAACCGCGCCGGTTATGTTGTCGAGATCGATCCGACCGACCCGACCTCCACACCGAAAAAACGCACTGCTCTTGGCCGTTTCAAGCACGAAAACGCCGAAGCCGTGGTCAACAATGACGGCCGCATTGTCGTTTACATGGGCGATGATGAACGCGGGGAGTTTGTCTACCGTTACGTTTCGAACGGCGTTTACGCGCCGGGTGCTCCGACCGACGAACTCCTAAACGACGGTATTCTGTATGTTGCCAAGTTCAGCGACAACGGCACTGGGGCATGGGTGGCCCTCACCCCGGAAACGACAGGCATGGATCAGGCTGAAATCCATATCCATACACGCCAGGCAGGTTCCAAGGTCGGCGCGACCACCATGGACCGTCCGGAGTGGATTTCCGCCAATCCGAAGGCACCGGAAATCTACTGCTGCCTGACCAACAACAAGAAACGTGGCGTCAAGCCGAATGCCGGCGGCGACGACACATCCGTCAACGGTCCGAACCCGCGCGAGAAGAACAACTACGGTCAGATCGTCCGTTGGCGTCCGGATGGCGGCGACCATACGGCTCCTGGTTTCACCTGGGATCTTTATGTTCTTGCGGGCAACCCGACCGTCCATTCCGATGCCTATGCCGGTTCCGCGAACATCAACGAAGAGAACATGTTCAACTCGCCGGACGGGCTGGCTTTCGACTCCAACGGCCTGGTCTGGATCCAGACGGATGGCAACTACAAGAACGAAGGCGATTTCGCCGGCCAAGGCAACAACCAGATGCTCGCCGGCGACCCGGTTACCGGTGAGATCCGCCGCTTCATGGTTGGTCCGAACGAGTGTGAAATCACCGGTCTGACCTGGAGCCCGGACCGCCGAACCATGTTTGTCGGCATCCAGCACCCTGGCGAGCGTGGCAACAGCCACTGGCCGGCTGGCGGCGCATCCGTTCCGCGGTCCGCGATCATCGCAGTGACCCGGGAAGATGGCGGCCTCGTCGGCTAA
- the fabZ gene encoding 3-hydroxyacyl-ACP dehydratase FabZ, producing MDETEKTTLATADIMKVMKLLPHRYPFLLIDRIIEMDGDNSCIGIKNVTINEPQFQGHFPERPIFPGVLLIEAMAQTAGALCVHARGADAPPQLVYFMTIDRAKFRKPVEPGDQVHFHVKKIKQRANIWKFDAVAMVDGAKVAEAEVSAMLVDA from the coding sequence ATGGACGAAACAGAAAAAACAACGCTCGCAACAGCGGATATCATGAAAGTCATGAAGCTGTTGCCGCACCGGTATCCGTTTTTGCTGATTGACCGGATCATCGAGATGGACGGCGACAACAGCTGTATCGGCATCAAGAATGTCACCATCAACGAGCCGCAGTTTCAGGGGCACTTTCCAGAACGGCCGATTTTCCCGGGCGTTCTGTTGATTGAGGCCATGGCGCAAACGGCAGGCGCCTTGTGCGTGCATGCGCGCGGCGCAGATGCACCGCCGCAGCTGGTCTATTTCATGACCATCGACCGGGCGAAGTTCCGTAAACCTGTGGAGCCGGGCGATCAGGTCCATTTCCACGTCAAGAAAATCAAGCAACGTGCCAACATCTGGAAGTTCGATGCGGTTGCCATGGTCGACGGCGCAAAGGTCGCCGAAGCCGAGGTAAGCGCGATGCTGGTAGACGCGTGA
- the lpxD gene encoding UDP-3-O-(3-hydroxymyristoyl)glucosamine N-acyltransferase, protein MSEPKFFHFPEGIRLGDIVGWAEAELVNGAPETEITGVAPLEDAGPGMLVFFDNTAYLDALTTTAAAGCLVSTRHKDKVPEGVAALVCRDAYRSWAKVLAQLFPEAMVPRQAGVEGVSERASVDETASLEDGVCLEPGAVVGAGAEIGAGTVIRSNAVIGAGVRIGRDCVIGANCSVQHSILGNRVYFHPGVCCGQDGFGYAMGPGGHLKVPQVGRVVIQDDVEIGANTTIDRGANRDTVIGEGTKIDNQVQIGHNVVIGRHCVVVSQVGISGSATLEDYVAIGGQSGVGGHVTIGMGAQVAAVSVVSESLEAGGRYGGTPAKPVKQWFREVAAVRKLAERGGKS, encoded by the coding sequence ATGTCCGAGCCGAAATTCTTTCACTTTCCAGAAGGTATACGCCTCGGCGATATCGTCGGTTGGGCAGAGGCCGAACTGGTGAACGGTGCACCGGAAACCGAAATCACCGGAGTTGCCCCGCTTGAAGACGCCGGTCCGGGCATGCTGGTGTTTTTCGACAACACGGCCTACCTCGACGCGCTGACCACCACTGCAGCAGCCGGCTGTCTGGTCAGCACCCGCCACAAGGACAAGGTTCCCGAAGGCGTTGCCGCGCTTGTCTGCAGGGATGCTTACCGGTCGTGGGCCAAAGTGCTGGCTCAACTCTTTCCCGAAGCAATGGTCCCGCGTCAGGCTGGTGTCGAGGGGGTATCCGAGCGTGCATCGGTCGATGAGACTGCAAGTCTTGAAGACGGTGTGTGTCTTGAGCCGGGGGCGGTTGTCGGGGCAGGTGCAGAAATTGGTGCTGGGACTGTCATTCGCAGCAATGCGGTGATCGGGGCTGGAGTGCGTATCGGCCGCGACTGTGTCATCGGCGCCAATTGTTCCGTCCAGCATTCAATCCTGGGCAATCGTGTTTATTTTCACCCCGGTGTGTGCTGCGGGCAAGACGGATTTGGCTACGCCATGGGACCGGGTGGGCACTTGAAGGTGCCGCAGGTTGGGCGGGTCGTTATTCAAGATGACGTTGAGATCGGCGCCAACACCACCATTGACCGAGGGGCCAACCGCGACACCGTGATTGGTGAAGGCACAAAGATCGATAACCAGGTCCAGATCGGCCACAATGTCGTCATTGGCCGTCACTGTGTCGTCGTCTCGCAGGTCGGTATCTCCGGCAGTGCAACGCTTGAAGATTATGTGGCGATTGGCGGACAGAGCGGAGTGGGTGGGCATGTCACTATCGGCATGGGCGCTCAGGTTGCGGCGGTCAGCGTTGTCAGCGAAAGCCTGGAAGCTGGCGGACGCTACGGCGGAACACCCGCAAAACCTGTGAAACAATGGTTCCGCGAAGTTGCTGCGGTCAGAAAACTTGCAGAACGCGGCGGCAAATCGTAA
- a CDS encoding LpxI family protein: MTLAETASHAPVALIAGNGRIPLQVATALAAAGRECKVVAIRGEADAATRSLASAELGWGEIGRLYAFLNKSGCRDVMLIGGVSKRPDFASILGDLGTLRRLPTIIRALTGGDDSLLTKVIGLFEVEGFRVVGIKDVAPGLLAASGVLGKTQPRDTDWQDIQLALTATRKLGELDIGQAAVAVGGRVVALEGAEGTDAMLERCADLRGSGRIRAKNKTGVLVKTAKPNQDLRVDLPTIGPRTIERADAAGLAGIAIEAGGALISDREETLAQADRAGLFVIGIDQAALSQGRAE; encoded by the coding sequence ATGACATTGGCCGAAACCGCCTCCCATGCTCCGGTCGCATTGATTGCCGGCAATGGCCGAATACCGTTGCAGGTCGCCACTGCCCTGGCGGCTGCAGGCCGGGAGTGCAAGGTTGTCGCGATCCGCGGGGAGGCCGATGCGGCAACACGCTCGCTCGCCTCTGCCGAGCTCGGCTGGGGAGAAATTGGCCGGCTCTATGCCTTTTTGAACAAGAGTGGCTGCCGGGATGTAATGTTGATTGGCGGTGTGTCCAAACGTCCGGACTTTGCTTCCATTCTGGGTGATCTGGGGACGCTCCGCCGATTGCCGACCATCATTCGCGCGCTCACCGGTGGTGATGACAGTCTGCTGACCAAGGTCATTGGTCTCTTTGAGGTAGAGGGATTTCGCGTGGTGGGTATCAAGGATGTTGCACCCGGGCTTCTCGCAGCCAGCGGCGTTTTGGGAAAGACGCAGCCGCGCGACACCGATTGGCAGGATATTCAGCTTGCCTTGACCGCGACCCGGAAACTGGGTGAACTCGACATTGGACAGGCGGCTGTGGCCGTTGGCGGCCGGGTTGTCGCATTGGAAGGCGCGGAAGGCACCGATGCCATGCTCGAACGCTGCGCAGATCTGCGCGGCAGCGGCCGGATCCGGGCAAAGAACAAGACTGGTGTTCTGGTAAAGACCGCCAAACCCAACCAGGACTTGCGGGTTGATCTGCCCACCATTGGGCCCCGGACAATTGAGCGGGCAGACGCCGCGGGGCTGGCAGGCATTGCGATTGAAGCGGGTGGCGCCTTGATTTCCGATCGGGAGGAAACCCTGGCGCAAGCAGATAGGGCTGGTCTGTTTGTCATCGGTATTGACCAGGCTGCCTTGTCTCAGGGTCGGGCTGAATGA
- a CDS encoding LysR family transcriptional regulator: MEASIEHLKSLMVFAQVADSGSFSAAGRHLGLTRAVVSYHVNKLEDAYGLSLFHRAPRSLKITEAGAQLLGHCRVIMDETVAAQRAIERYKQEPEGVLRISCPVSVGLNHVVPVLGDFHRLYPKIKLNVSFSDTVVDILEEGFDLAIRGAPLPDSDLKATRLATISTCLCAAPNYFQTRSRPKTIDDLRDHQWVLHMNKQKVEILLPGGASKVFEPEGSITTNNAVARTAFVEAGHGIGRIPRYDADPKIRAGLLEEVLPGTRLPEIAIYGVFPPGAAMSSNLRLLLDFTKQAFQTN, from the coding sequence ATGGAAGCGTCTATTGAACACCTCAAGAGCCTGATGGTTTTTGCGCAGGTCGCAGACAGCGGATCCTTCAGCGCAGCCGGTCGGCATCTGGGCCTCACCCGCGCCGTTGTCAGCTATCACGTGAACAAACTGGAAGACGCCTACGGGCTCAGTCTTTTTCACCGGGCACCGCGCAGTCTGAAAATCACTGAAGCCGGGGCGCAGCTGCTCGGCCATTGCCGGGTCATCATGGATGAGACCGTGGCCGCTCAGCGGGCCATTGAGCGCTACAAGCAGGAGCCGGAAGGCGTTTTGCGCATCTCCTGCCCAGTCAGTGTCGGCCTCAATCACGTGGTACCGGTTCTCGGTGACTTTCACCGGCTCTATCCGAAGATCAAGCTCAATGTCAGTTTCTCAGACACGGTTGTCGACATTCTGGAAGAGGGCTTTGATCTTGCAATCCGCGGGGCACCCCTGCCCGATTCCGACCTGAAAGCCACGCGTCTTGCAACGATTTCGACTTGCCTGTGTGCAGCCCCAAACTATTTTCAAACCCGCTCCCGGCCAAAAACCATTGATGATCTGAGAGACCATCAATGGGTGCTGCATATGAACAAGCAAAAGGTTGAGATCCTTCTCCCCGGTGGGGCCTCGAAAGTCTTCGAGCCGGAGGGAAGCATCACCACCAACAACGCCGTTGCCCGGACAGCCTTTGTGGAAGCTGGACACGGCATCGGACGCATACCGCGTTACGATGCTGACCCCAAAATTCGGGCAGGCCTTTTGGAGGAGGTTCTTCCGGGAACACGGCTGCCGGAAATCGCCATCTATGGCGTCTTTCCACCGGGTGCTGCCATGTCCAGCAACCTACGCCTCTTGCTCGATTTCACAAAACAGGCTTTTCAGACCAACTGA
- a CDS encoding type 1 glutamine amidotransferase domain-containing protein, which produces MPQVSDKKVLIVLTSHEDLGDTGQKTGFWVEEFAAPYYVFKDEGASITLASPKGGQPPIDPKSSDPSAATEATRRFDADPETQQILANTLKLDDVNAADYDAIFYPGGHGPLWDLTYDTTSIGLIETFFNSGKPVGAVCHAPAVLLNAKTPDGAPLVKGRKVAGFTNDEEEAVGLTNVVPFLLEDELKAKGGVYESVASWSSFAVEDGNLITGQNPASSEAVAEKILAKLG; this is translated from the coding sequence ATGCCGCAAGTATCTGACAAAAAAGTTCTGATTGTTCTGACCAGCCATGAAGATCTTGGCGACACCGGTCAGAAAACCGGCTTCTGGGTCGAAGAATTTGCCGCCCCTTATTATGTCTTCAAGGATGAGGGCGCGAGTATCACGCTTGCTTCGCCAAAAGGTGGCCAGCCGCCAATCGATCCGAAAAGTTCCGATCCATCCGCTGCAACCGAAGCAACACGCCGCTTTGACGCTGATCCGGAAACCCAACAGATCCTGGCGAATACATTGAAGCTGGATGATGTGAACGCCGCGGATTACGACGCGATCTTTTACCCAGGTGGTCACGGTCCGCTTTGGGATCTGACTTATGACACAACCTCAATTGGCCTGATCGAAACCTTCTTCAATTCAGGCAAGCCGGTTGGGGCTGTTTGTCACGCTCCGGCAGTTTTGCTGAACGCCAAAACACCGGACGGCGCGCCACTCGTCAAGGGCCGCAAGGTCGCCGGTTTCACCAATGATGAAGAAGAGGCTGTGGGGCTCACCAACGTAGTGCCGTTCCTGCTCGAAGACGAGTTGAAGGCAAAAGGTGGCGTATATGAAAGCGTGGCCAGCTGGTCCTCATTTGCCGTTGAAGACGGCAATCTGATTACCGGCCAGAACCCGGCAAGTTCTGAGGCTGTAGCGGAAAAAATCCTCGCGAAGCTCGGATGA